One genomic region from Gadus morhua chromosome 9, gadMor3.0, whole genome shotgun sequence encodes:
- the LOC115550729 gene encoding ADP-ribosylation factor 4 encodes MGLTISSLLSRFFGKKQMRILMVGLDAAGKTTILYKLKLGEIVTTIPTIGFNVETVEYKNICFTVWDVGGQDKIRPLWRHYFQNTQGLIFVVDSNDRERVAESNEELNKMLAEEELKDAVLLVFSNKQDLPNAMSVSELTDKLGLQNLRNRTWYVQAACATQGTGLYEGLDWLSNELSKQN; translated from the exons ATGGGTCTCACCATTTCGTCACTCTTAAGCCGATTTTTTGGCAAGAAACAAATGAGAATCCTAATGG TGGGGTTGGATGCTGCAGGAAAAACTACTATCTTGTACAAACTGAAGCTTGGAGAGATTGTGACCACCATCCCAACTATTG GTTTCAATGTGGAGACGGTTGAGTACAAGAACATCTGTTTCACTGTATGGGATGTGGGTGGCCAGGACAAGATCCGACCACTGTGGAGGCACTATTTCCAGAATACACAG GGCCTCATCTTTGTAGTTGACAgtaacgacagagagagagtggctgaATCTAACGAGGAACTGAATAAAATG TTGGCGGAGGAGGAGTTGAAAGATGCCGTTTTGCTGGTGTTTTCTAATAAGCAAGATCTTCCCAACGCCATGTCTGTCAGTGAACTCACAGATAAACTCGGCCTTCAGAACCTCCGCAACCGAACT TGGTACGTCCAGGCTGCCTGTGCTACCCAGGGCACTGGACTATACGAAGGGCTCGACTGGCTCTCCAACGAACTGTCCAAGCAGAACTGA
- the LOC115551477 gene encoding LOW QUALITY PROTEIN: protein tyrosine phosphatase domain-containing protein 1 (The sequence of the model RefSeq protein was modified relative to this genomic sequence to represent the inferred CDS: deleted 5 bases in 3 codons), with protein sequence MPDLNLPTPVPRPSYSQARENLVKAIPPRILCLLVCGGVDCRYEGPACWRANQQAIRGLFSSWVTDDIVAMARPSSHLMEKFNIIEQFHRLNIKSIINMSKPGEHAHCGPPLDPESGFTYSPQSFMENSIFFYNFGMPDFGVSSLVGIIDGVKVLAFAVKEGAWAVHCHAGLGRTGVLIACYLVYILRISPSEAVHYVRIKRPRSIQTRAQIQHVFDFARLLSTQLAQYPDLSCRHGAHFTLQHYLNRQALLLHGPEARTLRHTPKVVYLLCVCLSCLALGVPAPPEVHAELEKRAGLRTLGRAVRETLVSKQYLPLLKEGHRGSWLGSSGSISSWDEPVGFWERKRELLVNKRSYSDSDLTKITVNKDLELGPYCIPTLGRAREWCGRDLIRADLRPVSPSPSSRSAERQSNQKEKKQRSCIIPKPVSKPKNSSVPRSRCTAKNNPALPMFSSNVDLRRNRHKPGTSAARLVAKALANQDPLGETVLQRSALLQEELNSSECGWTLLVTESDPHVLSCMLWSWLEKLKDPVLSAGDVEKITSGANHTNPLAALRMPQRHTISCLLSCVGTVVSLCPHREDAVLQRLLKAVTRQPPEETANHAAVMKVFKESSRETFKSNVVPPQ encoded by the exons ATGCCCGACCTGAATTTACCCACGCCTGTTCCGAGGCCTTCGTATTCCCAAGCTAGGGAGAACCTGGTGAAGGCCATCCCGCCGCGGATACTCTGTCTGCTGGTCTGTGGGGGAGTGGACTGTCGCTATGAAGGCCCTGCCTGCTGGAGAGCCAACCAACAGGCCATACGAggcctcttctcctcctg GGTGACTGATGACATTGTTGCCATGGCGCGACCCTCCTCGCACCTTATGGAGAAGTTCAACATTATAGAGCAGTTCCATAG GTTGAACATCAAATCCATCATCAACATG AGCAAGCCCGGGGAGCATGCCCACTGTGGGCCTCCCCTGGACCCTGAGAGCGGCTTCACCTACTCTCCGCAGTCC TTCATGGAGAACAGCA TTTTCTTTTACAACTTTGGGATGCCAGATTTCGGTGTGTCATCTCTGGTGGGCATCATCGATGGCGTCAAAGTTTTGGCCTTTGCCGTGAAAGAGGGGGCG TGGGCTGTGCACTGTCATGCTGGTCTAGGGAGAACAG gggtCCTTATAGCCTGCTACCTGGTGTACATCCTGCGCATCAGTCCCAGTGAGGCGGTGCACTACGTGCGCATCAAACGGCCCCGCTCCATCCAGACCCGCGCTCAGATCCAGCACGTCTTTGACTTTGCCCGGCTGCTCAGCACCCAGCTGGCCCAGTACCCAGACCTCAGCTGCCGCCACGGGGCCCACTTCACCCTGCAGCACTACCTCAACCGCCAGGCCCTCCTGCTGCACGGGCCCGAGGCGCggaccctcagacacacacccaag GTGGTgtacctgctgtgtgtgtgtctctcatgcCTGGCCCTGGGGGTCCCAGCCCCTCCGGAGGTCCACGCGGAGCTGGAGAAGAGGGCGGGGCTGCGCACCCTGGGCAGGGCAGTGAGGGAGACCCTGGTCAGCAAGCAGTACCTCCCCCTGCTGAAGGAGGGCCACAGGGGCTCCTGGCTGGGCTCCTCGGGGTCCATTTCCTCCTGGGATGAGCCAGTGGGATtctgggagaggaagagagagctgCTGGTGAACAAGAGAAGCTACAGTGATTCAGACCTGACCAAGATTACGGTCAACAAG GACCTAGAGCTGGGCCCCTACTGCATCCCTACACTgggaagagcgagagaatgGTGTGGGCGCGACCTGATACGAGCTGATCTGAGACCAGTCAGTCCCAGCCCTTCCTCCCGTTCAGCAGAACGCCAAAGcaaccaaaaagaaaaaaaacagaggtCATGCATTATCCCAAAACCTGTCAGTAAGCCCAAAAACTCCAGTGTTCCTCGATCAAGATGCACGGCTAAAAACAACCCGGCACTGCCTATGTTCAGCTCCAACGTCGAT CTGCGTAGAAATCGTCACAAACCAGGCACTTCAGCGGCGCGTTTAGTCGCCAAGGCATTGGCCAATCAGGATCCTCTGGGGGAGACTGTTCTGCAACGGTCAGCTCTGCTGCAG GAGGAGCTGAACAGTAGTGAGTGCGGCTGGACTTTGTTGGTGACGGAGAGCGATCCACATGTTCTCAGCTGTATGCTGTGGTCCTGGCTTGAGAAACTCAAG GATCCTGTTTTGAGTGCCGGAGACGTGGAGAAGATAACCTCAGGAGCCAACCATACAAACCCACTTGCTGCCCTTCGGATG CCTCAGAGACATACCATCTCCTGTCTGTTGAGCTGTGTGGGAACAGTGGTCAGCTTGTGTCCACATAGAGAGGACGCAGTACTGCAGCGTCTGCTGAAAGCAGTTACTAGG CAACCCCCGGAGGAAACGGCAAATCATGCAGCGGTGATGAAGGTTTTTAAGGAAAGTTCCAGAGAAACTTTTAAAAGCAACGTTGTCCCTCCACAATGA